Genomic segment of Polynucleobacter necessarius:
CAGACGTTGACCCATCAAAATAATTTCTGCATCAATATCCGGTCCGGCAAAACCCATCGCCTCAATACCAAATTGATGAAACTGGCGATAGCGACCACGTTGTGGACGCTCATGACGGAACATCGGTCCTGTATACCAAAGACGCTTTGGTCCTTCGTACAGCAAATTGTTTTCAACTACAGAACGAACTACAGCGGCAGTGCCTTCAGGTCGTAATGTGAGCTGCTCACCATTGAGGCGATCCTCAAAGGAATACATTTCTTTTTCAACAATATCGGTTACCTCACCAATGCCACGCTGAAACACTGCAGTTGCCTCCACAATCGGAGTGCGCAAGAACTCATAGCCATAGGCGCGAGTGAGATCACGCAAAACATGCTCAAGATGCGTCCACTGCGCAGCATCGGCTGGCAAGAGATCATTCATACCGCGAACGCCATTAATTTTTTGGATCTTTTGAGCTTTAGAGGAGTTGATCTGGTCTGTCATGTTGTACGTTTGCTTTGTAGTTCTTTTATTGTTCTTGTTTTTTATTCTTACTAGGTTTTGCTCTTACTTAGGGGCGTAATGTTGATTGACGTATTCATCCACAATCACCTGAAATTCTTGGGCAATGTTATCGCCACGTAGAGTCTTTACTTTGACGCCATCAACAAAGACGGGCGCAGCAGGCGTCTCTCCAGTTCCAGGTAATGAAATGCCGATATTAGCGTGCTTACTTTCGCCTGGGCCATTCACGATACAACCCATAACCGCAACGTTCATTGCCTCAACACCAGGATGGGTTTTTTTCCAGACTGGCATTTGCTGGCGCAGATAGGATTGAATGTTGGCAGCTAACTCTTGGAAGGTGGTGCTAGTTGTTCTTCCGCAACCAGGACATGCAATCACCATCGGCGTGAAATTACGCAATCCCATGGTTTGCAATATTTCTTGCGCAACAATAATTTCATTCTCGCGTGGTGCTCCTGGATCAGGAGTGAGTGAGACTCGAATCGTGTCGCCAATACCCTCTTGCAACAAGATTCCCATAGCTGCTGTTGAAGACACAATACCTTTGCTTCCCATCCCTGCTTCGGTGAGACCTAAATGCAATGGGTAATCAGAACGACGAGAGAGATCGCGATACACGGCCACTAAATCTTGCACATTGCTGACCTTGCAAGACAACAAAATTTGATTGGGGTTCATGCCGAACTCTACAGCCTTTTCAGCTGACTGCAATGCCGACTGAATCAATGCCTCAATCATGACTTCTTGTGCAGTCTTAGGAACTGCCAGTGCAGCATTCGCATCCATGATGCTGGCCAGTAAGTCTTGATCTAAGCTGCCCCAGTTCACACCAATCCGAATTGGCTTGTCATATTTGCAGGCGGCTTCGATCATTTGCGCAAATTGAGGATCGCGCTTAGCACCCTTACCGACGTTGCCAGGATTAATGCGGTACTTGGATAAAGCCTTGGCACACTCCGGGTAATCATTCAGCAAGGTGTGGCCGTTGTAATGGAAGTCACCAATCAATGGCACCAAGACATCCATCTTATCCAACTGCTCACGAATATAGGGCGCTGCTTCTGCTGCGGCTGGTGTGTCTACCGTGATACGCACCATCTCTGAGCCGGCACGTGCCAACTCTTTCACCTGAATTGCAGTAGCGACTGCATCAGCAGTATCGGTATTGGTCATGGATTGGACGCGAACTGGCGCATCGCCACCAACAGTAATGATGTTCGTTTTCCAGGCAACGGTTGCCTGACGTGTAGCTCTCTTAGGCGATGGGCCTAAGGGTAGCTTTGGAAGATTATTAGATGAATTACTCATTGGACTTGTTTGATGTAATCAGTCGTCTAATCTTTTGAGCCACTGTACTGAGTGCTCAGGCTGATACTCTTGCTCATCTTCTTCATCATCAAGACTTTCAACACCATCTTGATCGAGATTAATCTGCTTGTCATGCACGGCGCGCTCGCGCACTCTAGTGCGATCAACCACATCACCAGCTAACTGGCCACAAGCTGCAGCAATATCATCTCCACGGGTTTTTCGAACTGTAGCTACCATGCCTGCATCCAACAAAATGCTGGCGAATGCATGAACACGTTGAGCAGTTGAACGCTTCAATCCAGATTCTGGGAATGGATTAAATGGAATGAGATTAATCTTGCATTTGATGTTTGCCAATAAGCGCACCAACTCTTTCGCCTGAATATCAGAGTCATTCACACCATCGAGCATGCAGTATTCAAAGGTTAAGAAATCCCTTGGGGCAAACGGCAAATACCGTTCACAGGCGGCAAGCAATTCTCTTAAAGGATATTTTTGCTTTAGCGGAACGAGTTGGTCATGCAGTTTGTCATTCGGTGCATGTAGCGACACTGCCAATGCAACTGGGCAATCTTGCGCTAAGCGATCAATCATCGGCACAACGCCAGAAGTGGATACGGTCACACGGCGACGCGATAAACCGTAGGCTCTGTCATCAAGCATTAAACGCAAAGCAGTGACAACGTTGTCGTAGTTGAGTAATGGCTCACCCATACCCATTAAGACCACATTGGAGATCACGCGACCGGTGTGCTCCCAGCCTGGCGTTGGATATTTCTCAATACGGCGAACGGCATTTGGATCCGTGCGCAGCAAATGCTCTGCAAACCAGAGTTGACCAATGATTTCACCGGCGGTGAGGTTGCGGGAGAAGCCTTGATGCCCTGTTGAGCAAAAACGGCAATTAACCGCACAACCAGCCTGAGATGAAATGCACAAGGTGCCACGATCATC
This window contains:
- the ispG gene encoding flavodoxin-dependent (E)-4-hydroxy-3-methylbut-2-enyl-diphosphate synthase codes for the protein MSNSSNNLPKLPLGPSPKRATRQATVAWKTNIITVGGDAPVRVQSMTNTDTADAVATAIQVKELARAGSEMVRITVDTPAAAEAAPYIREQLDKMDVLVPLIGDFHYNGHTLLNDYPECAKALSKYRINPGNVGKGAKRDPQFAQMIEAACKYDKPIRIGVNWGSLDQDLLASIMDANAALAVPKTAQEVMIEALIQSALQSAEKAVEFGMNPNQILLSCKVSNVQDLVAVYRDLSRRSDYPLHLGLTEAGMGSKGIVSSTAAMGILLQEGIGDTIRVSLTPDPGAPRENEIIVAQEILQTMGLRNFTPMVIACPGCGRTTSTTFQELAANIQSYLRQQMPVWKKTHPGVEAMNVAVMGCIVNGPGESKHANIGISLPGTGETPAAPVFVDGVKVKTLRGDNIAQEFQVIVDEYVNQHYAPK
- the rlmN gene encoding 23S rRNA (adenine(2503)-C(2))-methyltransferase RlmN, with product MAAYVAGLNEKPFRAKQLMQWIHQRGVSDINDMSDLAKSFRATLLDKAEVLSLPVIKDEHAADGTRKWLLDVGAGNAVESVFIPEDDRGTLCISSQAGCAVNCRFCSTGHQGFSRNLTAGEIIGQLWFAEHLLRTDPNAVRRIEKYPTPGWEHTGRVISNVVLMGMGEPLLNYDNVVTALRLMLDDRAYGLSRRRVTVSTSGVVPMIDRLAQDCPVALAVSLHAPNDKLHDQLVPLKQKYPLRELLAACERYLPFAPRDFLTFEYCMLDGVNDSDIQAKELVRLLANIKCKINLIPFNPFPESGLKRSTAQRVHAFASILLDAGMVATVRKTRGDDIAAACGQLAGDVVDRTRVRERAVHDKQINLDQDGVESLDDEEDEQEYQPEHSVQWLKRLDD